The proteins below are encoded in one region of Carettochelys insculpta isolate YL-2023 chromosome 14, ASM3395843v1, whole genome shotgun sequence:
- the USB1 gene encoding U6 snRNA phosphodiesterase 1 isoform X5 codes for MADECATFPMSGATGQRKIQEELLELLDLLVCHSRRYAVSLTAMEEFHLSLSQSVVLRYHWINPLVQCLKERSAAFCRFFCTASQVKVYTNQHKTRTFVGLEVSSGHSQLLELVSEVDKVMEEFDLPAFYKNPSFHISLAWCVGDASDKLEGQCLQELQELVDGFEDSASLLRFHWEQIRCKCGNKVFSFPLR; via the exons GCAAAatccaggaggagctgctggagttgCTGGATCTCCTTGTTTGCCACTCCCGCAGGTATGCAGTGTCGCTCACGGCCATGGAGGAGTTCCACCTCAGCCTCTCGCAAAGCGTTGTGCTGCGCTATCACTGGATAAACCCCTTGGTCCAATGCCTCAAGGAACGCTCTGCTGCCTTCTGCAG GTTCTTCTGTACAGCCAGCCAAGTTAAGGTGTATACCAACCAGCACAAAACCAG GACCTTTGTGGGCCTGGAGGTCTCGTCTGGCCATTCTCAGTTGCTGGAGCTGGTTTCAGAGGTGGATAAAGTCATGGAGGAGTTTGACCTCCCAGCGTTCTACAAA AACCCCTCCTTCCATATCAGCCTAGCCTGGTGCGTGGGAGACGCGAGCGACAAGCTGGAGGGACAGTGTCTCCAGGAGCTGCAG GAGCTTGTGGATGGCTTTGAGGACTCTGCCTCCCTGCTGCGGTTCCACTGGGAGCAGATCCGCTGCAAATGTGGGAACAAGGTCTTCTCCTTCCCCTTGAGGTAG